The Spirosoma radiotolerans genome has a window encoding:
- a CDS encoding serine hydrolase domain-containing protein, with amino-acid sequence MKTCIMTGLLAGFFVSATVQTGMAQTAVVSPVLKEATAETVGMSTSRLQRMDAVINEYIAKGRQAGVGVLIARHGKIVYHKTYGLDDLETKSPLKRDAIFRIASQTKALTSVGLMMLFEEGKFLLDDPISKYIPAFKNPKVLDKFNEKDSSYTTVPATREITIRQLLTHTSGISYPGIGTKDAVALYAKNKIPSGIGTPDGTLADAMNRLAVLPLLHQPGEKWTYGLSVDVVGYLIEVLSGQSLDQFLHARLFDPLGMNDTYFYLPTAKQNRLAMVYVEDEAKAIRPLPSLRDYPKKAGTYYSGGAGLSSTMYDYAIFLQMMLNDGEYAGKRYLSPTTVRLITMNQIGDLNQGNNKFGLGFSITSEKSASLLPVSAGSFDWGGFFGTTYWVDPKEGIVAQIYTQKVRNSYGDLTDKFKVLVYQAITQLNTTAR; translated from the coding sequence ATGAAAACATGTATTATGACCGGCCTGTTGGCCGGTTTTTTTGTATCGGCCACTGTCCAGACAGGCATGGCTCAAACGGCAGTAGTCAGTCCTGTCTTAAAAGAAGCCACCGCCGAAACGGTCGGGATGAGCACCAGCCGACTGCAGCGAATGGATGCCGTGATCAACGAGTACATCGCAAAAGGGCGTCAGGCAGGAGTTGGCGTACTAATCGCCCGTCATGGTAAAATTGTTTACCACAAAACATACGGCCTCGATGATCTGGAGACTAAATCACCGCTTAAGCGCGATGCGATCTTTCGGATTGCTTCACAAACCAAGGCACTGACCAGTGTTGGCCTGATGATGTTGTTTGAAGAGGGGAAGTTTCTGCTCGATGATCCCATTTCGAAGTACATACCCGCCTTCAAAAATCCTAAAGTCCTTGATAAGTTTAACGAGAAAGATTCTTCCTACACGACTGTGCCAGCCACGCGGGAGATAACCATTCGGCAGTTGCTGACCCATACATCGGGAATTAGCTACCCCGGTATCGGGACCAAAGACGCCGTTGCGTTGTACGCAAAAAACAAGATTCCCAGTGGCATTGGTACGCCAGATGGAACCCTGGCCGATGCCATGAATCGGCTGGCGGTCTTGCCGCTTCTGCATCAGCCGGGCGAAAAGTGGACGTATGGATTGAGTGTCGATGTAGTAGGTTACCTGATTGAAGTGTTGTCGGGGCAGTCGCTTGACCAGTTTCTGCATGCGCGGTTATTTGATCCGTTAGGGATGAACGATACTTATTTTTACCTGCCGACCGCCAAGCAGAATCGACTGGCAATGGTGTATGTCGAAGATGAAGCAAAGGCTATCCGGCCGCTCCCATCACTTCGGGATTATCCGAAAAAAGCGGGTACCTACTACTCGGGTGGAGCCGGTTTATCGTCAACCATGTACGATTACGCTATTTTCCTGCAAATGATGCTGAATGACGGTGAATACGCGGGCAAACGCTACCTTAGCCCAACGACGGTGCGGTTGATCACAATGAACCAGATTGGAGACCTGAACCAGGGGAACAACAAGTTTGGGTTAGGCTTTTCGATAACATCGGAGAAGAGTGCGTCTCTGTTACCTGTATCGGCGGGTTCGTTCGATTGGGGAGGCTTCTTTGGCACCACGTACTGGGTCGATCCAAAAGAGGGTATTGTGGCTCAGATTTACACACAAAAGGTGCGGAATAGCTATGGCGATCTGACCGATAAATTTAAGGTACTGGTTTATCAGGCCATCACCCAGCTGAATACAACGGCGCGGTAA
- a CDS encoding protein kinase family protein has translation MAERYSNQLSYGANNLVIALSETEVAKIFRGDTRSDIGSEAEKLKVANRINELMVRFIRLDYDDEHSWDMLIMERLYPLDFRSLEISKRELLLDVFEDELRQLHQAGFVHRDVRQPSDQSGERYDNVFLTNQGLRLIDAGISALRVQVGDKLFGKYLEIEEREMAEFRTYFLNR, from the coding sequence ATGGCAGAACGGTACAGTAACCAGCTCTCTTATGGAGCTAACAATCTGGTCATTGCGCTTTCGGAAACAGAAGTCGCCAAGATTTTTCGGGGCGACACGCGCTCTGACATTGGCTCTGAAGCCGAAAAACTAAAAGTAGCTAATCGCATAAACGAACTCATGGTACGTTTCATCAGACTCGATTACGACGATGAGCACAGCTGGGACATGTTGATTATGGAGCGATTATACCCGCTTGATTTTCGAAGTCTGGAAATCAGCAAACGAGAATTGCTGTTGGATGTATTCGAGGATGAACTGCGCCAATTGCACCAGGCTGGCTTTGTCCACCGGGATGTTAGACAACCTTCTGACCAGTCGGGCGAGCGCTATGACAATGTATTCCTGACGAATCAGGGTCTGCGACTGATCGACGCAGGCATTTCGGCTCTACGTGTGCAGGTAGGCGATAAATTGTTCGGAAAATACCTCGAAATTGAAGAACGCGAAATGGCTGAATTCCGAACGTATTTTTTGAATAGATAA
- a CDS encoding pyridoxamine 5'-phosphate oxidase family protein: MQTQQRALTSLEVDKLKDKIKDIRIAMLTTQESDGDFHTRPMATHEIEPDGTMWFFTYENSNKVSELRQNDRVALGFSDPGSEVYVSTSGYAEVVKDKAKVDQLWSDFLKTWFPNGKDDPDIALLKVTTHAGEYWDRPGGKMVKLFEMAKGAITGDSDKSGRNEKFGDEPQ; the protein is encoded by the coding sequence ATGCAAACGCAACAACGCGCACTGACTTCACTTGAAGTGGATAAGCTGAAAGACAAAATCAAGGACATTCGGATTGCTATGCTCACGACGCAGGAGTCCGATGGCGATTTTCATACGCGTCCAATGGCAACTCATGAAATAGAGCCCGATGGTACCATGTGGTTCTTTACCTATGAAAACTCAAACAAGGTAAGCGAATTACGCCAGAACGACCGTGTCGCTCTGGGCTTTTCGGACCCCGGATCGGAGGTATACGTATCCACTTCAGGATACGCAGAGGTCGTAAAAGACAAAGCTAAAGTAGACCAGTTGTGGAGCGATTTCCTGAAAACGTGGTTTCCGAATGGCAAAGATGATCCGGATATTGCCTTGCTAAAAGTAACGACTCACGCTGGCGAATACTGGGATCGGCCGGGTGGAAAAATGGTGAAACTGTTCGAAATGGCGAAGGGAGCGATTACCGGCGACTCCGACAAGTCGGGACGTAACGAGAAATTTGGCGACGAGCCTCAGTAG
- a CDS encoding PD-(D/E)XK nuclease family protein, whose translation MKESDKPNLFTYATSELSQDAFICGLAAWADPKFKTADPALHQVASDFIASLIHRHKPHYDVSRINSVNVERQVEKLDVLIKIIENSDDKLAILIEDKTHTDHHSGQLGRYYENATKSFAIEQIIPIYFKTGYQSKFDVGNYKTYLRKDFLALLKSGSERVKNAIYSDFLSHLEHMEYVVNQYSVKDLIKTDGSNGWDPDDWRGFFMSLYDKRNQLYEVTEDDTANWSYIANPSGGFFGFWWYFKTIQNSPFTPYLQLENDALCFKIEVKDETKRQESRGEAYQKLTEASSQLGVELSRPTRMGSGRYMTVLRWKGDYRSQKDNKLDFDATLENLKKAQQILDTAFPQ comes from the coding sequence ATGAAAGAATCAGATAAGCCGAATCTTTTCACTTATGCAACCAGTGAATTGTCGCAGGATGCCTTCATTTGCGGGCTGGCTGCTTGGGCTGACCCGAAATTCAAAACCGCTGATCCTGCTTTACATCAAGTTGCCAGTGACTTCATCGCTTCATTAATTCATAGACATAAGCCGCATTACGACGTCTCAAGGATTAATAGTGTCAATGTTGAGAGGCAGGTTGAGAAATTAGACGTATTAATCAAAATCATTGAAAATTCAGACGATAAATTAGCTATCTTAATTGAAGATAAAACGCATACTGACCACCATTCGGGCCAGTTGGGGAGATATTACGAGAACGCTACTAAGAGTTTCGCTATTGAGCAGATTATACCAATATATTTTAAAACGGGCTACCAGTCAAAATTTGATGTGGGCAACTACAAAACCTACTTACGGAAGGATTTTTTAGCCCTATTGAAAAGTGGAAGTGAAAGAGTTAAGAACGCCATTTACAGTGACTTCTTATCTCATTTAGAGCATATGGAGTATGTCGTTAATCAATACAGTGTTAAAGATTTAATTAAAACAGATGGTAGCAATGGTTGGGACCCCGATGATTGGCGTGGGTTCTTTATGAGCTTATACGACAAACGCAACCAGCTCTATGAAGTTACTGAGGACGATACAGCTAACTGGAGCTACATTGCCAACCCATCGGGTGGCTTCTTCGGTTTTTGGTGGTATTTTAAGACAATCCAAAATAGCCCATTTACACCATACCTTCAGTTGGAAAATGACGCTTTGTGTTTTAAGATTGAGGTAAAAGACGAAACTAAACGACAAGAATCAAGGGGAGAAGCTTATCAAAAATTAACTGAGGCTAGCAGCCAACTTGGTGTAGAACTTAGCCGACCAACCCGTATGGGGAGTGGACGCTATATGACAGTTCTACGCTGGAAAGGTGATTATAGGTCCCAAAAAGATAATAAGCTAGACTTTGACGCAACTTTAGAAAACCTTAAGAAAGCACAGCAAATTTTAGATACCGCCTTTCCGCAATGA
- a CDS encoding DUF6922 domain-containing protein encodes MTAPRPNLSSIAFWDVDMQKLNYNDNARFVIEKIMNYGLWADILEILRFYGHERVKAEVVQARYLKKKTLSFCCAIFDLTPDQFRCYTQQQSNPTPWNY; translated from the coding sequence ATGACAGCACCTCGCCCTAACCTCTCTTCCATCGCCTTCTGGGATGTGGACATGCAGAAGCTGAATTACAACGACAATGCCCGATTTGTTATTGAAAAAATAATGAATTATGGTTTGTGGGCGGATATACTGGAAATTTTGCGGTTCTACGGCCACGAACGCGTAAAAGCGGAGGTCGTTCAGGCACGTTATCTCAAAAAGAAAACGCTATCGTTTTGTTGCGCTATCTTTGATCTCACTCCTGATCAGTTTCGATGCTATACACAGCAACAGTCGAACCCAACACCTTGGAATTATTGA
- a CDS encoding nucleotidyl transferase AbiEii/AbiGii toxin family protein, with translation MELLKRLMQEPFLAPFALAGGTNLALRYGHRLSIDLDLFTSQSFNEQQVFDQLVIGFPTIIKTDESKNTLSLFIEGVKVDLIAHRYPLLTDFTKISDVRLWSAEDVIAMKLGAVSGRGAKKDFWDLAELLNHFSLAQMLQFFTAKYSNSDPGYVVRSLTYFDDAELQADPITLNGITWPQVKQRVLQAVRGLL, from the coding sequence TTGGAATTATTGAAGAGGCTTATGCAAGAGCCTTTTCTTGCCCCATTCGCGTTAGCAGGTGGCACGAATCTAGCCTTACGATATGGCCACCGATTATCCATTGATCTTGATCTATTTACAAGTCAGTCGTTCAATGAGCAACAGGTGTTTGATCAATTGGTAATTGGCTTTCCAACAATTATAAAAACCGATGAGTCAAAGAACACACTCAGTCTATTTATTGAAGGTGTTAAAGTTGATTTAATAGCACACCGTTACCCACTACTTACTGATTTTACAAAAATTTCGGATGTCCGACTTTGGTCTGCTGAAGATGTGATTGCGATGAAGTTAGGAGCAGTTAGTGGACGAGGAGCCAAAAAAGATTTTTGGGATTTGGCTGAGTTGCTGAACCATTTTTCGTTAGCACAAATGCTTCAGTTTTTCACAGCGAAGTACAGCAATAGTGACCCTGGTTATGTCGTCCGCTCGTTGACTTATTTTGATGATGCCGAACTGCAGGCCGACCCAATAACACTAAATGGCATTACATGGCCCCAAGTGAAGCAGCGCGTTTTACAAGCCGTGAGAGGTTTACTCTGA